The Chitinophagales bacterium genome has a window encoding:
- the hemW gene encoding radical SAM family heme chaperone HemW codes for MAGIYVHIPFCKQACSYCNFHFSTSLKLKAPLLEAIMTEIEMQKAYLQAQPVETIYLGGGTPSLLTANEIQKLTETIGKHYNIDNLKEFTIETNPDDLDKQYIKSLRDTGINRFSIGIQSFFDSDLQYMNRAHNAREADYAIKAVQDAGYENITIDLIYGTPGLTDKNWQQNLKQVQMLNIPHLSAYALTVEENTQLHHKIKTYKSAPVDPAQSAHQFEMLMAKAEEMGFEHYEISNFARPGHRALHNTNYWLGVPYLGIGPSAHSFNGHSRQWNIANNALYTKSILSDKQLDFELEILTSEQQVNEYIMTSLRTSWGLNLETIAKKWGNEFRQHIHNKAQQYIEQHNMILDDHTLLLTREGKLFADHIAGELFV; via the coding sequence ATGGCAGGCATATACGTTCATATACCATTTTGCAAACAGGCGTGCTCCTATTGCAACTTTCATTTTTCCACATCCTTGAAACTCAAAGCTCCGCTGTTGGAAGCAATAATGACGGAAATTGAAATGCAGAAAGCATACCTGCAAGCACAACCTGTAGAAACCATATACCTGGGCGGAGGAACCCCATCGCTGCTTACAGCCAATGAGATACAAAAACTTACTGAAACGATAGGGAAACACTACAATATCGACAACCTTAAAGAATTCACGATAGAGACCAACCCGGACGACCTGGATAAACAATACATCAAAAGCCTCAGAGATACCGGGATCAACAGGTTCAGCATTGGGATACAGTCATTTTTTGACAGCGACCTGCAGTATATGAACAGGGCTCACAATGCCCGGGAAGCTGATTATGCCATCAAGGCTGTACAGGACGCCGGTTATGAAAACATAACTATCGACCTGATATACGGCACACCCGGACTGACAGATAAAAACTGGCAGCAAAACTTGAAGCAAGTACAAATGTTAAACATCCCACATTTATCTGCCTATGCGCTGACAGTGGAGGAGAATACACAACTCCATCACAAGATCAAAACATATAAATCAGCTCCTGTCGATCCTGCACAATCGGCACACCAGTTTGAAATGCTGATGGCAAAAGCGGAGGAAATGGGATTTGAACATTACGAGATATCCAACTTCGCACGTCCCGGTCACAGGGCGTTGCACAACACCAACTATTGGCTGGGTGTACCCTACCTGGGCATCGGGCCATCAGCACATTCATTCAATGGTCACTCTCGTCAATGGAACATAGCCAACAATGCCTTATACACTAAAAGCATTCTATCGGATAAACAACTTGATTTTGAGCTGGAGATACTCACCTCTGAACAGCAGGTTAATGAGTATATCATGACTTCTTTGCGCACATCATGGGGGCTGAACCTTGAAACGATTGCGAAAAAATGGGGTAATGAATTCCGTCAACACATTCACAATAAAGCACAGCAGTACATTGAACAACATAATATGATCCTGGACGATCATACCCTGTTGCTTACACGAGAGGGGAAATTATTTGCTGATCATATTGCGGGAGAGCTTTTTGTATGA
- a CDS encoding DUF4271 domain-containing protein codes for MSLSRFFTLITAFLLWSGILTAKVNVLSYDSSIVVNTTAINKAAITATDSMLRANPMLSPDRFTAREQMRLFYDNTFDFYLVLVLVLLFGIMRFANPRYFQYLLRAFRSPSFSSQQLKDQIGNSGLPNLLMNVFFAASAGVYVYFIFKLNLPQRYAIYSPSLLITILILSFLGLYGAKYAVMRFSGWAFNVRVIISHYMYNVFLINKIISIILLPFIVLLAFAQPAIALPAMIVSLFLVGVLFVNRYIRSWQVLGSFFQYSKFHFFAYLCASELLPMALLTKLLIRGMYY; via the coding sequence ATGTCATTGTCCAGGTTTTTTACACTTATTACAGCGTTTTTATTGTGGTCGGGTATACTTACTGCCAAGGTAAATGTATTATCCTATGATAGCAGTATTGTTGTGAATACAACTGCCATCAACAAGGCAGCTATAACAGCCACTGACAGTATGCTCAGGGCCAACCCGATGCTGTCACCTGATCGTTTTACGGCCAGGGAACAGATGCGGTTATTTTACGATAATACCTTTGACTTTTATCTTGTACTGGTGCTCGTACTTCTTTTTGGCATTATGCGTTTTGCCAATCCCAGGTATTTCCAATACCTGTTAAGGGCCTTCAGAAGCCCATCGTTCAGCAGCCAACAGCTAAAAGACCAGATAGGAAACTCCGGGCTGCCTAATTTGCTCATGAATGTCTTTTTTGCGGCATCGGCAGGTGTATACGTATATTTTATCTTTAAGTTAAACTTACCCCAACGTTATGCTATATACAGCCCGTCTTTACTGATAACCATACTGATACTCAGCTTCCTGGGACTGTATGGCGCAAAATATGCGGTGATGCGTTTTAGTGGTTGGGCGTTTAATGTACGTGTTATTATTAGTCATTACATGTATAATGTATTCCTTATCAATAAGATCATCTCAATTATATTATTGCCGTTTATTGTCTTGCTTGCCTTTGCTCAGCCCGCTATTGCCTTACCTGCCATGATCGTGTCATTATTCCTGGTAGGTGTGTTGTTCGTCAACCGTTACATCAGGTCGTGGCAAGTGCTGGGTTCGTTTTTTCAGTACAGCAAATTTCATTTTTTTGCGTACCTTTGCGCTTCCGAATTATTGCCTATGGCATTATTAACGAAGCTATTGATACGCGGAATGTATTATTAA
- a CDS encoding uroporphyrinogen-III synthase, with translation MAKVERSVKNNGKKELKISRVLITQPRPLTDKSPYFDLAKKYGLQVDFHPFIKVEGIEGKEFRKQKIDIAEYTAIVFASRKAIDHFFRICEELKIKVSQDMKYFCSTEAVALYLQKFILYRKRKVFFSADGSADGLLEVIAKHKNNEKFIVPTSDNGKNEIAQYLADEGASYTEATLFRTLSNDISPVMKNEYDVIVFYSPNSVQTLFDHDPSFKQNGTMIGGFGPTTSKAIEDAGLTLNIKAPAPNAPSMIAALELFLDVKK, from the coding sequence ATGGCAAAAGTAGAACGCTCAGTAAAAAATAACGGTAAAAAAGAACTCAAAATAAGCAGGGTACTCATAACACAACCCCGTCCTCTTACAGATAAATCCCCTTATTTTGATTTAGCCAAAAAGTATGGCTTACAGGTTGATTTTCATCCTTTTATAAAGGTTGAAGGAATCGAAGGGAAAGAATTTCGCAAACAAAAGATTGATATTGCGGAATATACCGCAATTGTTTTTGCCAGCAGGAAGGCTATTGACCACTTCTTTCGTATTTGCGAAGAATTGAAAATCAAAGTGTCGCAGGATATGAAATACTTCTGCAGCACCGAAGCAGTGGCATTGTACCTGCAAAAATTCATCTTGTACAGGAAGCGTAAGGTGTTCTTTTCGGCTGATGGCAGTGCAGACGGATTGCTGGAAGTAATAGCCAAACACAAGAACAACGAAAAATTCATCGTTCCTACATCTGATAATGGTAAGAATGAAATAGCTCAGTACCTTGCAGATGAAGGGGCTAGCTATACCGAGGCCACTTTGTTCAGGACATTGTCTAACGACATATCGCCCGTAATGAAGAATGAATATGATGTGATTGTTTTTTACAGCCCAAATAGTGTTCAGACCTTGTTTGATCATGACCCTTCATTCAAACAGAATGGCACTATGATCGGTGGTTTCGGACCTACAACATCTAAAGCCATAGAGGATGCGGGCCTTACTTTGAATATAAAGGCACCTGCACCTAATGCACCGTCAATGATAGCCGCCCTGGAGCTATTTCTGGACGTTAAGAAGTAA
- a CDS encoding SUMF1/EgtB/PvdO family nonheme iron enzyme: MKQLSLKISAVALLAFAASCGTPGNGGQLVGEPNVLNYKAPVPLGMVYVPSGVFKMGASDEDVRGKNDAMIRTVQMPGFYMDATEIANAEYRQFTNWVRDSMAHVQLGDFIDLDDGSQQVDMRKRINWKDVDLQDQLANFYIPAEASGWGKKEFDNSKLIFHYETYDYVSNVNSPAQARTEFQHKFDIPVYPDTTVWVRQLQYSYNEPIALQYNWFPAFDNYPVVGVNWHQAVAFTNWRTTLWRSEREKYKQYFEGKFQLPTEEQWEYAARGGRTETPYPWGGPYIVNKKGCYLANFKPQRGNYAADGGLYTVPVDRYWPNDFGLYNMAGNVSEWTATTYFGTAYQVVSDLNPTVSYELQENDPQWMTRKVVRGGSWRDVAFYLQNGTRDYEFADTAKAYIGFRCIYPQIYGALTNRR, encoded by the coding sequence ATGAAACAACTTTCCCTGAAGATCTCAGCTGTAGCGTTACTTGCATTTGCTGCAAGCTGCGGAACACCCGGTAATGGTGGTCAGCTGGTAGGAGAGCCAAACGTGTTGAACTATAAGGCGCCCGTTCCGCTTGGTATGGTTTATGTTCCGTCAGGAGTGTTTAAAATGGGAGCAAGCGACGAAGATGTTCGCGGAAAGAATGACGCGATGATACGCACCGTTCAGATGCCGGGCTTCTACATGGACGCAACTGAGATTGCTAATGCTGAGTACCGTCAGTTCACTAACTGGGTTAGGGACTCCATGGCACACGTACAGCTTGGTGATTTTATAGACCTGGATGACGGAAGCCAGCAAGTTGATATGAGAAAGCGTATCAACTGGAAAGATGTTGATCTGCAGGATCAGTTGGCAAATTTCTATATTCCTGCCGAAGCATCAGGCTGGGGTAAGAAAGAGTTTGACAATTCAAAACTGATCTTCCACTACGAAACATACGATTATGTTTCTAACGTAAATAGCCCTGCACAGGCACGCACAGAGTTTCAACACAAGTTTGATATTCCTGTATATCCTGATACGACTGTATGGGTACGTCAATTACAGTATTCATACAATGAGCCGATAGCTCTGCAGTATAACTGGTTCCCTGCATTTGACAACTATCCAGTTGTTGGTGTGAACTGGCACCAGGCAGTAGCCTTCACAAACTGGAGGACTACGTTATGGCGCTCTGAGCGCGAGAAGTACAAACAGTATTTCGAGGGTAAGTTCCAACTGCCTACGGAAGAGCAGTGGGAGTACGCAGCTCGCGGCGGACGCACAGAGACTCCTTATCCATGGGGTGGTCCTTATATAGTTAATAAGAAAGGTTGTTACCTGGCTAACTTTAAGCCTCAACGTGGTAACTATGCAGCCGACGGTGGTTTGTATACTGTACCTGTTGACCGCTACTGGCCTAATGACTTTGGCCTGTATAATATGGCTGGTAACGTGTCTGAGTGGACTGCCACTACATACTTCGGTACAGCTTACCAGGTAGTTTCAGATCTTAACCCAACAGTTAGTTATGAATTACAGGAGAATGATCCACAGTGGATGACACGTAAAGTAGTGCGTGGCGGAAGCTGGAGAGATGTTGCATTCTACCTGCAAAATGGTACCCGCGATTATGAATTTGCTGATACAGCTAAAGCTTATATAGGTTTCCGTTGTATCTACCCGCAAATCTATGGTGCATTAACTAACAGGCGTTAA
- the gldL gene encoding gliding motility protein GldL — MGSVALFFETKRGKYIKNFIIGLGASVVLLGALFKIQHWPGAGPMLTAGMLTEAFIFAMLGVLPPHKDYYWERFYPNIDENPHVEAYRKGTKFDSAAGKVSPGASLDKMMEDAQITPANIRKLGDNFQRFGAVVDQIKDITEVTSATNEYSQSARDAAQALGEMKNTFVGASNTMQSFNNAADDTAKFHEQVQVLSRNLGSLNQIYEVELQDANNHLKAMNKFYSNLVNASDAMASSAQDAVAAKDQISLLSQNLTTLNQIYGNMLAAMQGR, encoded by the coding sequence ATGGGTTCAGTAGCACTGTTTTTCGAAACCAAAAGAGGTAAATACATTAAGAACTTTATCATTGGTCTTGGTGCGTCAGTAGTACTTTTAGGTGCATTGTTTAAAATTCAACACTGGCCAGGTGCCGGTCCGATGTTGACAGCAGGTATGTTGACAGAGGCTTTCATCTTTGCTATGCTGGGTGTTTTACCTCCACATAAAGACTACTACTGGGAGCGTTTCTATCCAAACATTGATGAGAATCCTCACGTTGAGGCTTATCGTAAAGGAACAAAATTTGATTCAGCAGCAGGTAAAGTATCTCCGGGTGCGTCATTAGATAAAATGATGGAAGATGCCCAGATCACTCCTGCTAATATCAGGAAACTGGGAGATAACTTCCAAAGGTTTGGTGCTGTTGTAGATCAGATCAAAGATATTACTGAAGTTACCTCTGCTACTAACGAATATTCTCAGAGCGCCCGCGATGCTGCACAGGCACTGGGAGAAATGAAAAATACTTTTGTTGGAGCGAGCAACACTATGCAGTCTTTCAACAATGCCGCAGATGATACAGCTAAATTCCATGAGCAAGTTCAGGTACTGTCAAGGAACCTGGGTTCTCTGAACCAGATATATGAAGTAGAATTGCAGGATGCTAACAATCACCTGAAAGCTATGAATAAATTCTATAGCAACCTGGTGAATGCATCTGATGCAATGGCTTCAAGTGCACAGGATGCGGTAGCTGCTAAAGATCAAATATCACTGTTATCTCAGAACCTGACCACATTGAACCAGATATATGGTAACATGCTTGCTGCAATGCAAGGAAGGTAG